A genomic window from Streptomyces sp. MST-110588 includes:
- a CDS encoding SGNH/GDSL hydrolase family protein produces the protein MRSRRTSAGRIRSRTAAGPVLAATALLLSLAGCADPSDHGNWASRQGGPATRKPSPKPAPAWRTDPASVAALGDSITVGFDACSVLADCPRVSWATGTDPQVNSVARRLLKDPVGHSWNLARTGALMSELPAQVDAAVRHRPELVTILIGANDACRSTAAAMTPVAGFRADFRTAMTRLRRALPKTQVYVAAVPDLMRLWSQGRTSSLGKEIWKLGICGSMLRDPDDLGKAAADRRLGVRNRVMAYNAALKDVCAKDRLCRYDRAVFDYRFTTDELSGWDWFHPGREGQRELAALAHREITRQEPAG, from the coding sequence GTGCGATCGCGCCGTACCTCCGCCGGCCGGATCCGGTCCCGTACCGCCGCCGGTCCGGTCCTGGCGGCCACCGCGCTCCTGCTGTCCCTCGCCGGCTGCGCCGACCCCTCGGACCACGGCAACTGGGCCTCCCGGCAAGGCGGCCCGGCCACCCGCAAGCCCTCCCCCAAGCCTGCCCCCGCCTGGCGTACCGACCCCGCCTCCGTCGCGGCGCTCGGTGACTCCATCACCGTCGGGTTCGACGCCTGCTCCGTACTGGCCGACTGCCCCCGCGTCTCCTGGGCCACCGGCACCGACCCGCAGGTCAACAGCGTCGCCCGGCGGCTGCTGAAGGACCCCGTGGGGCATAGCTGGAACCTCGCCCGTACGGGTGCGCTGATGAGCGAGCTGCCCGCGCAGGTCGACGCGGCCGTGCGGCACCGCCCCGAACTGGTGACGATCCTGATCGGGGCCAACGACGCCTGTCGCAGCACGGCCGCCGCCATGACACCGGTCGCCGGCTTCCGCGCCGACTTCCGGACTGCGATGACCAGGCTGCGGCGGGCACTGCCCAAGACCCAGGTGTACGTGGCGGCGGTGCCCGACCTGATGAGGCTGTGGTCCCAGGGGCGCACCAGCTCCCTGGGCAAGGAGATCTGGAAGCTGGGCATATGCGGGTCGATGCTCCGCGACCCGGACGATCTGGGCAAGGCGGCGGCCGACCGGCGGCTGGGCGTACGGAACCGGGTCATGGCGTACAACGCGGCACTGAAGGACGTCTGCGCGAAGGACCGACTGTGCCGCTACGACCGGGCCGTCTTCGACTACCGGTTCACCACCGACGAGCTGAGCGGGTGGGACTGGTTCCACCCCGGCCGGGAGGGACAGCGGGAACTGGCCGCCCTCGCCCACCGCGAGATCACCCGTCAGGAGCCGGCGGGCTGA
- a CDS encoding DUF3145 domain-containing protein yields MTTRGVLYVHSAPRALCPHVEWAVAGVLGVRVNLDWIRQPAAPGTWRAEFSWQGEAGTASKLASALRGWHLLRFEVTAEPCATAEGERYSATPELGIFHAVTGIHGDILIPEDRLRAALARSAVGETELAEEVAKLLGKPWDDELEPFRYAGEGAPVRWLHQVV; encoded by the coding sequence GTGACGACACGTGGAGTTCTGTACGTCCACTCCGCTCCGCGCGCGCTGTGCCCGCACGTCGAATGGGCCGTCGCGGGCGTCCTTGGAGTGCGCGTCAACCTCGACTGGATCCGTCAGCCCGCAGCGCCCGGCACCTGGAGAGCCGAGTTCTCCTGGCAGGGCGAGGCGGGCACCGCGTCCAAGCTCGCCTCGGCACTGCGCGGCTGGCATCTGCTGCGCTTCGAGGTGACCGCGGAGCCCTGCGCCACCGCCGAGGGCGAACGGTACAGCGCCACCCCTGAGCTGGGCATCTTCCACGCCGTCACGGGCATCCACGGCGACATCCTCATCCCCGAGGACCGGCTGCGCGCCGCGCTGGCCCGCTCGGCGGTCGGCGAGACGGAGCTGGCCGAGGAGGTCGCCAAGCTCCTGGGCAAGCCCTGGGACGACGAACTGGAGCCTTTCCGGTACGCGGGCGAGGGCGCCCCGGTCCGCTGGCTCCACCAGGTCGTCTAG